From the genome of Candidatus Schekmanbacteria bacterium, one region includes:
- a CDS encoding ribose-phosphate pyrophosphokinase — MNQEIKVFSGNSNKPLAEEICSNLNIPLGDAFVGRFSDGEIHVQINENVRGKDVFLIQSGSAPVNRNLMELLIMIDALKRASAGRITAVIPYFCYARQDRKVQPRVPITSKLVADLITAAGANRLLTMDLHAGQIQGFFNIPVDHLFAEPVLIDYLQKKNFSSLVVISPDAGGVERARAIAKKLKLSLAIIDKRRDAPNVAKVMNIIGDVKDKDVIIIDDIIDTAGTLIQAVDALTKNGAVRVFASCTHPVLSGPAIERISNSEALEEVIVTNTIALNENKKIPKIKVLSVASLLAKAINNIHTGQSVSSLFV, encoded by the coding sequence ATGAACCAGGAAATCAAGGTATTTAGTGGCAATTCCAACAAGCCTCTTGCAGAGGAGATATGCAGTAATTTGAATATTCCTTTGGGAGATGCTTTTGTTGGTCGCTTCAGTGACGGTGAAATTCATGTTCAAATCAATGAGAATGTCAGAGGCAAGGATGTTTTTCTGATTCAGTCAGGTTCAGCACCGGTAAATAGAAACTTAATGGAGCTTCTTATAATGATAGATGCCCTAAAAAGAGCATCTGCCGGAAGAATAACAGCTGTTATACCTTATTTCTGCTATGCTCGACAGGACAGAAAAGTGCAGCCTCGAGTCCCAATTACATCGAAATTAGTTGCTGATTTGATAACAGCGGCAGGTGCAAATCGTCTTCTAACAATGGATCTGCATGCTGGACAAATTCAAGGTTTCTTTAACATCCCCGTAGACCATCTTTTTGCTGAACCGGTACTGATCGATTACCTTCAAAAGAAAAATTTTAGCTCTCTTGTCGTAATTTCACCTGATGCAGGCGGAGTTGAAAGGGCTCGGGCTATTGCAAAAAAGCTCAAATTATCGTTAGCGATAATTGACAAGAGACGGGACGCACCAAATGTAGCAAAAGTTATGAATATAATAGGAGATGTAAAAGACAAGGATGTAATCATAATCGATGATATAATTGATACAGCAGGGACCCTTATTCAGGCTGTTGACGCCTTGACAAAGAACGGAGCGGTTCGGGTTTTTGCTTCCTGCACGCATCCTGTATTGTCAGGGCCTGCAATTGAAAGAATAAGCAATTCAGAAGCGCTTGAAGAGGTTATAGTAACAAATACAATCGCTTTAAATGAAAATAAAAAGATTCCCAAAATAAAAGTACTTTCAGTAGCTAGCCTTTTGGCTAAAGCTATTAACAATATTCACACAGGACAATCAGTAAGTTCACTTTTTGTTTAA